The Tistrella mobilis genome window below encodes:
- a CDS encoding lipid-transfer protein: MVESVRIAGVGMIPFVKPGTSAPYSDMGAEAARQALADAGIGYDQIQQAYVGYVYGDSTCGQAALYEVGMSGIPVVNVNNNCSTGSSALFLARQAVASGAADCVLALGFEQMVPGALADVYQDRPSPMAKFIEVAKEFDPAAEAPMAIRLFGGAGKEYQQKYGASDAAFAMISVKARRHAEHNERAIFRTPTSVEEVLASKHMYGPLTRLQCCPPTCGAAAAVVVSEAFARKHGLTDAIRLRAQVMTTDFPSSFGEKSMMKAVGYDMARAAADAVYEQTGVDPMDVSVVEMHDCFTANELISYEALRLTPEGTAEKFIMDGDNTYGGRVVTNPSGGLISKGHPLGATGLAQCAELVWQLRGQAGPRQVEGAKIALQHNLGLGGACVISLYDRA; encoded by the coding sequence ATGGTCGAGAGCGTGAGGATCGCGGGCGTCGGCATGATCCCGTTCGTGAAGCCGGGCACCAGCGCGCCCTATAGCGATATGGGGGCCGAGGCTGCCCGTCAGGCCCTGGCCGATGCCGGCATCGGCTACGACCAGATCCAGCAGGCCTATGTCGGTTATGTCTATGGCGACAGCACCTGCGGTCAGGCGGCGCTCTACGAAGTCGGCATGTCCGGCATCCCGGTGGTGAACGTCAACAACAACTGCTCGACCGGCTCGTCGGCGCTGTTCCTGGCGCGGCAGGCGGTGGCCTCGGGTGCGGCGGACTGCGTGCTGGCGCTGGGCTTCGAGCAGATGGTCCCGGGCGCGCTCGCCGATGTCTATCAGGACCGGCCGAGCCCGATGGCGAAGTTCATCGAGGTCGCCAAGGAATTCGATCCCGCCGCCGAGGCGCCGATGGCCATCCGCCTGTTCGGCGGCGCCGGCAAGGAATACCAGCAGAAATACGGGGCGAGCGACGCCGCTTTCGCGATGATCTCGGTGAAGGCACGCCGCCATGCCGAGCATAACGAGCGGGCGATCTTCCGCACGCCGACCTCGGTGGAAGAGGTGCTGGCCTCCAAGCACATGTACGGGCCGCTCACCCGCCTGCAGTGCTGCCCGCCGACCTGCGGCGCCGCGGCGGCGGTGGTGGTGTCGGAAGCCTTCGCCCGCAAGCACGGCCTGACCGACGCCATCCGCCTGCGCGCCCAGGTGATGACCACCGACTTCCCGTCCAGCTTCGGCGAGAAGAGCATGATGAAGGCGGTGGGCTACGACATGGCCCGCGCCGCGGCCGATGCGGTCTATGAGCAGACCGGCGTCGACCCGATGGATGTGAGCGTGGTGGAGATGCATGACTGCTTCACCGCCAACGAGCTGATCTCGTACGAAGCGCTCCGGCTGACGCCCGAGGGCACGGCCGAGAAGTTCATCATGGACGGCGACAACACCTATGGCGGCCGCGTCGTCACCAACCCCTCGGGCGGGCTGATCTCCAAGGGCCATCCGCTGGGTGCGACCGGCCTTGCCCAGTGCGCCGAACTGGTCTGGCAGCTGCGCGGCCAGGCCGGTCCGCGCCAGGTGGAGGGTGCGAAGATCGCGCTTCAGCACAATCTGGGTCTGGGCGGTGCCTGCGTCATCTCGCTCTACGACCGCGCCTGA
- a CDS encoding type II toxin-antitoxin system PrlF family antitoxin, with protein sequence MNDSTIIERTCKVSSKGQTTLPLAVRQILGVRDGGKIVVRADGNRIIIEPAETEHQDPAIGAFLKLISDDIAAARNIAALPDDLLQTLRQALKEVDVDLDEPIEGDVCL encoded by the coding sequence ATGAATGACAGCACGATCATCGAACGCACCTGCAAGGTCAGTTCCAAGGGGCAGACCACGCTGCCTCTGGCCGTCCGGCAGATTCTCGGGGTTCGGGACGGGGGGAAAATCGTGGTGCGCGCCGACGGCAACCGCATCATCATCGAACCCGCGGAGACGGAACACCAGGATCCGGCTATCGGCGCCTTCCTGAAGCTGATCTCCGACGACATCGCCGCCGCGCGTAATATTGCGGCTCTCCCCGACGACCTGCTCCAGACGCTCAGGCAGGCATTGAAGGAGGTTGATGTCGATCTGGACGAGCCGATTGAAGGTGACGTTTGCCTCTGA
- a CDS encoding long-chain fatty acid--CoA ligase — protein sequence MGITSGLRRTIAIARDRTSTICAGRTRNWGETADRVARIAGAFRALGLEDGDRVALLTLNSDRYIEFYLATPWAGGVIVPLNIRWSRAENADAIEDCGASLLIVDDAFAEMGRAIAAASGSQFALIYAGDGPAPEDMPHIEDLIRSHDPVPDAERGGDDLFGIFYTGGTTGRSKGVMLSHENIITNSLHALAEGMFPDGTIYLHSAPMFHLADGAATFSLLMKGEPHVIIPSFTPEGVMKAIQEHKVTSALLVPTMIQMLVDHPAIGNYDLSSLKRIIYGAAPITEAVLDRASTRLPGVEFMQAYGMTELSPVATLLHPEEHVGESRAKGRHRSAGRAVIGCEVRIVDADDRPVPVGEVGEVVVRGRNVMMGYWERPEETAKAIVDGWMHTGDGARMDEDGFIYIVDRVKDMIISGGENVYSLEVENVVARHPDVAQCAVIGIPDEHWGEIVHAVVVPKSDARPTAEEIIAFCKQHIAGYKCPRSVEIRDEPLPMSGAGKILKRDLRKPYWEGRDRRVN from the coding sequence ATGGGCATCACATCAGGGCTCCGACGGACGATCGCGATCGCCCGCGATCGGACCTCGACGATCTGCGCGGGCCGCACCCGCAACTGGGGAGAAACCGCCGACCGCGTCGCCCGCATCGCCGGCGCCTTCCGGGCATTGGGGCTGGAGGATGGCGACCGCGTCGCGCTGCTGACGCTGAATTCCGACCGCTACATCGAATTCTACCTCGCCACCCCCTGGGCGGGCGGCGTGATCGTGCCTCTGAACATCCGCTGGAGCCGCGCCGAAAATGCCGATGCGATCGAGGATTGCGGCGCCAGCCTGCTGATCGTCGACGATGCCTTCGCCGAAATGGGCCGGGCGATTGCGGCGGCCTCGGGCTCGCAATTCGCGCTCATCTATGCCGGCGACGGGCCGGCCCCCGAAGACATGCCCCATATCGAAGATCTGATCCGGAGCCATGATCCGGTCCCCGATGCCGAACGCGGCGGAGACGATCTGTTCGGGATCTTCTACACCGGCGGGACCACCGGCCGGTCGAAGGGCGTGATGCTGTCGCACGAGAACATCATCACCAACAGCCTGCACGCGCTTGCCGAAGGCATGTTCCCCGACGGCACGATCTATCTGCACAGCGCACCGATGTTTCACCTGGCCGACGGCGCAGCGACCTTCTCCCTGCTGATGAAGGGCGAGCCGCATGTGATCATCCCCTCTTTCACGCCCGAAGGCGTGATGAAGGCGATCCAGGAGCACAAGGTGACCTCGGCCCTGCTGGTGCCGACCATGATCCAGATGCTGGTCGACCATCCGGCGATCGGCAATTACGACCTCTCCTCGCTGAAGCGGATCATCTACGGCGCCGCGCCGATCACCGAGGCCGTGCTCGATCGTGCCTCGACAAGGCTGCCGGGGGTGGAGTTCATGCAGGCCTATGGCATGACCGAGCTTTCCCCCGTCGCCACCCTGCTTCACCCGGAAGAACATGTGGGCGAAAGCCGGGCCAAAGGCCGCCACCGCTCGGCCGGCCGGGCAGTGATCGGCTGCGAGGTGCGCATCGTCGATGCCGATGACCGGCCGGTGCCGGTGGGCGAGGTGGGCGAGGTGGTCGTGCGCGGCCGCAATGTCATGATGGGCTATTGGGAACGCCCGGAAGAGACCGCGAAGGCGATCGTCGACGGCTGGATGCACACCGGCGACGGCGCGCGCATGGACGAGGACGGCTTCATCTATATCGTCGACCGGGTGAAGGACATGATCATCTCCGGCGGCGAGAACGTCTATTCGCTGGAGGTCGAAAACGTCGTCGCCCGCCATCCGGACGTCGCCCAATGCGCGGTGATCGGCATCCCCGACGAGCATTGGGGCGAAATCGTCCATGCCGTGGTGGTGCCGAAATCCGATGCCCGCCCCACGGCCGAAGAGATCATCGCCTTCTGCAAGCAGCACATCGCCGGCTACAAATGCCCGCGCAGCGTCGAAATCCGCGACGAACCGCTGCCCATGTCCGGCGCCGGCAAGATCCTGAAGCGGGATCTGCGCAAGCCCTATTGGGAAGGGCGGGACCGGCGGGTGAACTGA
- a CDS encoding type II toxin-antitoxin system prevent-host-death family antitoxin yields the protein MVSQRREDKPMTTWKVAQAQAQLEDVIDRARREGPQTIADDGDAGVVVLSLEDYRALVNRKPDFREYLLGGPKIDDFDIPRDKDTGRDIAL from the coding sequence TTGGTCAGCCAGCGGCGGGAGGACAAGCCAATGACAACCTGGAAAGTTGCTCAGGCCCAGGCACAACTTGAAGATGTGATTGATCGCGCTCGCCGCGAAGGTCCCCAGACCATCGCGGATGACGGGGATGCCGGGGTCGTGGTGCTTTCCCTTGAAGATTATCGTGCGCTCGTTAATCGTAAGCCCGATTTTCGTGAATATCTTCTAGGCGGTCCGAAGATCGACGATTTCGATATCCCGCGCGACAAAGATACGGGCCGGGATATCGCCCTGTGA
- a CDS encoding peroxidase-related enzyme (This protein belongs to a clade of uncharacterized proteins related to peroxidases such as the alkylhydroperoxidase AhpD.), protein MSADKPLQLKPEVMALPIPDEAGNDDDIRAYYAKCREKLGMVPHVLQAYTLRPEKFRTFSRFYNELMLGDSGLDKLEREMVAVVVSSINRCYYCLVAHGQAVRALSGDPKLGEMLVMNYRVAPLSHRHRAMLDFAAKVTETPTLVDEADRARLRDAGFSVEDIFDLANVIGFYNMTNRIASAVDMLPNDEYHDMNR, encoded by the coding sequence ATGTCCGCCGACAAGCCGCTGCAGCTGAAGCCCGAGGTGATGGCCCTGCCCATCCCCGACGAAGCCGGCAATGACGATGATATCCGCGCCTATTACGCGAAGTGCCGCGAAAAGCTCGGCATGGTCCCGCATGTATTGCAGGCCTATACGCTGCGTCCGGAGAAATTCCGCACCTTCAGCCGCTTCTACAACGAACTGATGCTGGGCGACAGCGGGCTCGACAAACTGGAGCGCGAGATGGTCGCGGTGGTGGTCTCGTCGATCAACCGCTGCTATTACTGCCTGGTCGCCCATGGCCAGGCGGTCAGGGCACTGTCGGGTGACCCGAAGCTTGGCGAGATGCTGGTGATGAACTACCGGGTGGCGCCGCTGTCGCACCGTCACCGGGCGATGCTCGATTTCGCCGCCAAAGTGACCGAAACCCCGACGCTGGTCGACGAGGCCGACCGGGCCCGGTTGCGCGATGCAGGCTTTTCTGTCGAAGACATTTTCGATCTCGCCAATGTCATCGGCTTCTACAACATGACCAACCGCATCGCGAGCGCGGTCGACATGCTGCCCAACGACGAATATCACGATATGAACCGCTGA
- a CDS encoding PIN domain-containing protein, whose translation MVRGSPGCRIRTGTREPVTNLEEHYASRLLVVDQAVARQWGDLAVQRSRPIIDTLIAATALVHGLTLVTRNVKDVADTGVELLNPWQTSFTS comes from the coding sequence ATCGTCCGTGGCTCGCCGGGATGTCGTATACGCACAGGAACTCGCGAGCCGGTGACCAACCTCGAAGAACACTATGCGTCCCGTCTGCTGGTGGTGGACCAGGCCGTCGCGCGGCAATGGGGCGATTTGGCCGTACAGCGCAGCCGGCCCATCATCGATACACTCATAGCCGCCACGGCCCTCGTCCATGGTCTCACCCTGGTCACACGAAACGTCAAGGATGTCGCTGACACTGGGGTGGAACTGCTCAATCCATGGCAGACATCCTTCACTTCCTGA
- a CDS encoding rhodanese-like domain-containing protein has product MPTREILGITEFDAYTPEETRAALAAGEIVLIDVRTPQEYAVEHIEGALLMPMAFFDPRFLPPQDSRRIVLHCGSGMRSTRMAERCAAAGFDRIAHMAGGMSAWKEQGLPYIATDPATGGPVRK; this is encoded by the coding sequence ATGCCGACCCGCGAGATTCTGGGCATCACCGAATTCGACGCCTATACCCCCGAAGAGACCCGTGCCGCCCTGGCGGCGGGGGAAATCGTGCTGATCGATGTCCGCACCCCGCAGGAATATGCGGTGGAACATATCGAGGGCGCCCTGCTGATGCCGATGGCCTTCTTCGATCCGCGCTTCCTGCCACCCCAGGACAGCCGTCGCATCGTGCTGCATTGCGGATCGGGCATGCGCTCCACCCGCATGGCCGAACGCTGCGCCGCTGCCGGCTTCGACCGCATCGCCCATATGGCCGGCGGCATGAGCGCCTGGAAGGAGCAGGGCCTGCCCTATATCGCCACCGACCCTGCGACGGGCGGGCCGGTCAGGAAGTGA
- a CDS encoding acyl-CoA dehydrogenase family protein codes for MIASAPRTTSSWMTPELESLRDQFGRFLEAELKPHAARWRRQRMIDRSAWTALGGMGALGAAIPEEWGGSGGDVYQEMVLLDTINRRCSDLANGYSVHSGIVTHYVLTYGTEDQKRRWLPKLCSGEWIGAIAMTEPGGGSDLQALTTRGRRDGDDYVIDGQKTFITNGIAADLVLVAVRIDGTPGAKGISLIGVEKGAPGFQPGRPLEKIGLHAADTAELFFDGARAPVDNLLGGIEGRGFYQMMEQLPRERLILAVGAVAAMEHAVEITRAYVHERKAFGKTLFDFQTISFRLAELATEAHIARVFVDDCLVKLAENRLDNVTASMAKWWCSERQVQTVDACLQMFGGYGYIEETEIARMYTDARIQKIYGGANEIMKMLIARSL; via the coding sequence ATGATCGCTTCTGCTCCCCGGACGACCTCTTCGTGGATGACGCCGGAGCTTGAAAGCCTCCGCGACCAGTTCGGTCGCTTTCTGGAGGCGGAACTGAAGCCCCATGCCGCGCGCTGGCGCCGGCAGCGCATGATCGACCGCTCGGCCTGGACGGCGCTGGGGGGCATGGGTGCGCTGGGTGCGGCGATCCCCGAGGAATGGGGCGGCAGCGGCGGCGACGTCTATCAGGAGATGGTGCTGCTCGACACCATCAACCGGCGCTGCTCGGATCTCGCCAACGGCTACAGCGTGCATTCGGGCATCGTGACCCATTACGTGCTGACCTATGGCACCGAGGATCAGAAGCGGCGCTGGCTGCCCAAACTCTGCTCGGGCGAATGGATCGGTGCGATCGCGATGACCGAGCCGGGCGGCGGGTCCGACCTGCAGGCGCTGACCACCCGCGGCCGGCGCGACGGCGACGACTATGTCATCGACGGCCAGAAGACCTTCATCACCAACGGCATCGCCGCCGATCTGGTGCTGGTGGCGGTGCGCATCGACGGCACGCCGGGGGCCAAGGGCATTTCGCTGATCGGTGTGGAGAAGGGCGCGCCCGGTTTCCAGCCCGGCCGGCCGCTTGAGAAGATCGGCCTGCATGCGGCCGATACCGCGGAGCTCTTCTTCGACGGCGCCCGCGCGCCCGTCGACAACCTGCTGGGCGGCATCGAGGGGCGCGGCTTCTATCAGATGATGGAGCAGCTGCCGCGCGAACGCCTGATCCTGGCGGTGGGGGCGGTTGCGGCGATGGAGCACGCGGTCGAGATTACCCGTGCCTATGTCCACGAGCGCAAGGCCTTCGGCAAGACCCTGTTCGACTTCCAGACCATTTCCTTCCGCCTGGCCGAGCTTGCGACCGAGGCCCATATCGCGCGCGTCTTCGTCGACGACTGCCTGGTCAAACTGGCCGAGAACCGGCTCGACAACGTCACCGCTTCGATGGCCAAGTGGTGGTGCAGCGAACGCCAGGTTCAGACCGTCGATGCCTGCCTGCAGATGTTCGGCGGCTATGGCTATATCGAAGAAACCGAAATCGCCCGCATGTATACCGACGCCCGGATCCAGAAGATTTATGGCGGCGCCAACGAGATCATGAAGATGCTGATCGCACGCTCGCTCTGA
- a CDS encoding PhzF family phenazine biosynthesis protein: MRNVRIFHLDAFAERLFAGNPAAVCLMDAWLPVPVMQAIAAENRLSETAFLVPEDPAGFGTGDGTAAGPFHLRWFTPTTEMPMCGHATLAAAHVVLSRLAPEAPAVVFRTRGGLLHVARDPEADDRLCLSLPRERLTGIEPRPALLRAITAALGDVAPAAVLEGRHDWYVLMEDPAEVEAVRPDDDAIAALPPRAVAVASLADGAALADGADYVCRFFAPKLGVPEDPVTGIVHAGLAPLFADMLARDRLDGLQLSPRRGRVTVMPRPDHVMLTGRVVEYSEGRLVLNRLDVERTTAAALAVGRLPLTLAAGAGLRARG, from the coding sequence ATGCGAAACGTCAGGATCTTTCACCTCGATGCCTTCGCCGAGCGACTGTTCGCCGGCAATCCGGCGGCGGTCTGCCTGATGGATGCCTGGCTGCCGGTGCCGGTGATGCAGGCGATCGCGGCCGAAAACCGGCTGTCCGAGACCGCCTTCCTGGTGCCCGAGGATCCGGCCGGGTTCGGCACCGGCGATGGCACCGCGGCCGGCCCCTTCCACCTGCGCTGGTTCACCCCCACCACCGAGATGCCGATGTGCGGCCACGCCACGCTGGCGGCCGCTCATGTGGTGTTGAGCAGGCTGGCCCCCGAGGCGCCGGCGGTGGTATTCCGCACCCGTGGCGGGCTGCTTCATGTCGCCCGGGATCCGGAGGCGGACGACCGGCTGTGCCTGTCGCTGCCGCGCGAACGGCTGACCGGGATCGAACCGCGCCCGGCGCTGCTGCGCGCGATCACCGCAGCGCTGGGCGATGTCGCCCCCGCCGCGGTGCTGGAAGGCCGCCACGACTGGTATGTGCTGATGGAAGATCCGGCAGAGGTCGAGGCGGTCCGCCCCGACGACGACGCCATTGCCGCCCTGCCGCCCCGGGCCGTGGCGGTCGCCAGCCTCGCCGACGGCGCCGCGCTGGCCGATGGCGCCGACTATGTCTGCCGCTTCTTCGCTCCCAAGCTCGGCGTGCCCGAGGATCCGGTCACCGGCATCGTCCATGCCGGTCTGGCGCCGCTTTTCGCCGACATGCTGGCCCGCGACCGGCTGGACGGCCTGCAACTCTCTCCCCGCCGCGGCCGGGTGACGGTGATGCCCCGACCGGATCATGTGATGCTGACCGGCCGGGTGGTCGAATACTCCGAAGGCCGGCTCGTCCTCAACCGCCTGGACGTGGAGCGCACCACCGCCGCCGCGCTGGCCGTCGGCCGCCTGCCCCTCACCCTGGCCGCCGGCGCGGGGCTGCGGGCGCGGGGGTAG
- a CDS encoding SDR family NAD(P)-dependent oxidoreductase, which yields MGKLDGKVALVSGSGRGIGRSIALKLASEGAKVVINDLDEAPAEAVAAEIRAMGGEALICAGNVAAEDFGTRFVNTAVEGFGGLDIIVNNAGYTWDSTIQKMTDEQFQAMIDVHLTAPFRILRAAAEPIRIFSKREAQEGREVFRKVVNISSIAGLYGNAGQVSYSSAKAALVGMTRTLCKEWGRYKVNVNCVAFGLIATRLTQAIEKEQATIDVEGREIKVGVQHQLLDTMAQLIPLGRAGTPDEAADAVYLFCAPESNYVSGQVLVCGGGILL from the coding sequence ATGGGCAAGCTCGACGGCAAGGTCGCGCTGGTTTCCGGATCCGGCCGCGGCATCGGCCGCTCCATCGCCCTCAAGCTGGCGAGCGAGGGGGCGAAGGTCGTGATCAACGACCTCGACGAGGCGCCGGCCGAGGCTGTGGCCGCCGAAATCCGCGCGATGGGTGGCGAAGCCCTGATCTGCGCCGGCAATGTGGCGGCCGAGGATTTCGGCACCCGCTTCGTGAACACCGCGGTCGAGGGCTTCGGCGGGCTCGACATCATCGTCAACAATGCGGGCTACACCTGGGACTCGACCATCCAGAAGATGACCGACGAGCAGTTCCAGGCGATGATCGACGTTCATCTGACGGCGCCGTTCCGCATCCTGCGGGCCGCGGCCGAGCCGATCCGCATCTTCTCGAAGCGCGAGGCGCAGGAGGGGCGCGAGGTCTTCCGCAAGGTGGTCAACATCTCGTCGATCGCCGGCCTCTACGGCAATGCCGGCCAGGTCAGCTATTCCTCGGCCAAGGCGGCGCTGGTCGGCATGACCCGCACGCTGTGCAAGGAATGGGGCCGCTACAAGGTGAATGTGAACTGCGTCGCCTTTGGCCTGATCGCCACCCGTCTGACCCAGGCGATCGAGAAGGAACAGGCGACCATCGATGTCGAAGGCCGGGAGATCAAGGTCGGTGTGCAGCATCAGCTGCTCGACACCATGGCCCAGCTGATCCCGCTCGGCCGCGCCGGCACGCCGGACGAGGCCGCGGACGCGGTCTATCTGTTCTGCGCGCCCGAAAGCAACTACGTCAGCGGCCAGGTTCTGGTCTGCGGCGGCGGCATCCTGCTCTGA
- a CDS encoding DUF2202 domain-containing protein produces the protein MPVTTDAAIRAALDEAWRAAAIAEAVIARFGPVMPFRNLLMSDYLHAATLIRLLAARGFSAPERPVAAPPALPEDLSAACRMAADGAVAAIGCYEGRLLPAVRGDPDAEAVLMRLHDALRHVQLPTLLHWAEMHGCPAPAAAS, from the coding sequence ATGCCCGTCACAACCGATGCCGCAATCCGGGCGGCGCTGGACGAAGCCTGGCGGGCAGCGGCGATCGCCGAAGCGGTGATCGCGCGCTTCGGGCCGGTCATGCCCTTCCGCAACCTGCTGATGTCGGATTACCTGCACGCGGCGACCCTGATCCGCCTGCTTGCGGCCCGCGGCTTCTCTGCGCCCGAGCGCCCGGTCGCCGCCCCGCCGGCCCTGCCGGAGGATCTGTCCGCTGCCTGCCGGATGGCGGCCGACGGCGCCGTGGCGGCGATCGGATGCTATGAAGGCCGGCTGCTGCCGGCTGTCCGCGGCGATCCCGATGCCGAAGCCGTGCTGATGCGCCTGCATGACGCGCTGCGCCATGTTCAGCTGCCGACCCTGCTCCACTGGGCGGAGATGCATGGCTGCCCTGCCCCGGCTGCGGCATCCTGA
- a CDS encoding MaoC family dehydratase N-terminal domain-containing protein, which produces MLDRAAIGRVLPPVTATVERGRLRFFLNAIGETSPIHHDTAAAQAAGYRDCPIPPTYLFCLRMLDAPEPYALLDELGVDLGTVLHGEQSFTYHEPVVAGDEIRFIGRIADIFDRKGGALEFLVEEIRVERVSDGAHVADVRQVTVIRNPVAGGAA; this is translated from the coding sequence ATGCTCGATAGAGCGGCGATCGGGCGGGTTCTCCCGCCCGTCACCGCGACGGTCGAACGCGGCCGTCTGCGGTTTTTCCTGAATGCGATCGGCGAGACCAGCCCGATCCACCACGATACGGCCGCGGCGCAGGCCGCCGGCTATCGCGACTGCCCCATCCCGCCCACCTATCTGTTCTGCCTGCGCATGCTGGATGCGCCCGAGCCCTATGCCCTGCTCGACGAGTTGGGGGTGGATCTGGGAACCGTGCTGCATGGCGAGCAGAGCTTCACCTATCACGAGCCGGTGGTGGCGGGTGACGAGATCCGCTTCATCGGCCGGATCGCCGACATCTTCGACCGCAAGGGCGGCGCGCTCGAATTCCTGGTCGAGGAGATCCGGGTCGAGCGGGTGTCGGACGGTGCCCATGTCGCCGATGTGCGGCAGGTGACCGTGATCCGCAATCCCGTGGCCGGAGGTGCGGCATGA
- a CDS encoding MaoC/PaaZ C-terminal domain-containing protein, whose product MSGEPIRVVAEMPPITRTQLALYGGASGDHNPIHIDIDFAKAAGFPDVFAHGMLVMGLAARAVTGAVPLSRLKSYGVRFTAITQVHDRLTVEAVETGVTEAGDRRLDVTVRDQNGQVKVQGEALIAAG is encoded by the coding sequence ATGAGCGGCGAACCGATCCGGGTGGTGGCGGAGATGCCGCCGATCACCCGTACCCAGCTGGCGCTCTATGGCGGCGCCTCGGGCGACCACAACCCGATCCATATCGACATCGACTTCGCGAAGGCCGCCGGTTTCCCCGATGTCTTCGCCCACGGCATGCTGGTCATGGGGCTCGCCGCGCGGGCCGTGACCGGGGCGGTGCCGCTCTCGCGTCTTAAGTCCTATGGCGTGCGCTTCACCGCCATCACCCAGGTCCATGACCGGCTGACCGTGGAGGCCGTGGAGACCGGTGTCACCGAGGCGGGCGACCGTCGGCTGGACGTCACCGTCCGCGACCAGAACGGCCAGGTGAAGGTGCAGGGCGAAGCGCTGATCGCCGCCGGCTGA
- a CDS encoding TetR/AcrR family transcriptional regulator — protein MQIEIPASPWKPAAERQRDRDAKRDAVLRTAARLFVENGFHRTKMADVAERLHITKPALYHYFRNKEDILYACYQLGGELIESELADVDDAGKRGLDRAVAFLRAYTLNMTADFGMCLVSVDDRDLAPESRRKVRDWKRSIDTRLRGYIAQGVADGSIREVDTRIAAFLLAGAVNWVGQWFREDGPRTAEEIADVMADMARHALAR, from the coding sequence GTGCAGATCGAGATTCCCGCCTCCCCCTGGAAGCCCGCCGCCGAACGCCAGCGCGACCGCGACGCCAAGCGTGATGCGGTGCTGCGTACGGCAGCGCGGCTGTTCGTCGAGAACGGCTTCCACCGGACCAAGATGGCGGACGTGGCCGAGCGGCTGCACATCACCAAGCCCGCGCTCTACCACTATTTCCGCAACAAGGAAGACATCCTCTACGCCTGCTATCAGCTGGGCGGAGAGCTGATCGAATCCGAGCTTGCCGATGTCGACGATGCAGGCAAGCGCGGGCTGGACCGGGCGGTGGCCTTCCTCAGGGCCTATACGCTCAACATGACCGCCGATTTCGGCATGTGCCTGGTCAGCGTGGATGATCGCGATCTGGCGCCCGAAAGCCGGCGGAAGGTGCGTGACTGGAAGCGGTCGATCGACACCAGGCTGCGCGGCTATATCGCCCAGGGCGTCGCCGACGGGTCGATCCGCGAGGTCGACACCCGCATCGCCGCCTTTCTGCTGGCAGGTGCGGTCAACTGGGTCGGCCAGTGGTTCCGCGAAGACGGGCCGCGCACGGCCGAAGAAATCGCCGACGTCATGGCAGACATGGCGCGGCACGCGCTGGCACGTTAG
- a CDS encoding type II toxin-antitoxin system YhaV family toxin, whose amino-acid sequence MPLTVNGWTLLFHEGMIRQIRALADAFHKARSRDPAGYRSNANVRTLAAIAKLVLSTIPQDPGDTRYRLGNTMGDDYQHWSRAKFNQRFRLFFRYDSRSRIIIFAWVNDEKTKRAAGAKTDPYEVFKAKLDRDDPPDDWNDLLESAEELPDDLQKAMQTSHSSD is encoded by the coding sequence TTGCCTCTGACGGTGAATGGCTGGACGCTGCTGTTCCACGAGGGGATGATCCGCCAGATCCGCGCCCTGGCCGACGCGTTCCACAAGGCCCGAAGCCGTGATCCTGCCGGGTATCGGAGCAATGCAAACGTCCGTACGCTGGCTGCAATTGCCAAACTGGTGCTGTCGACCATTCCTCAGGATCCAGGCGACACGCGGTACCGGCTCGGCAATACGATGGGTGATGACTACCAACACTGGTCGCGCGCAAAATTCAACCAGAGATTTCGACTCTTCTTTCGCTATGACAGCCGGTCACGAATCATCATCTTTGCCTGGGTGAATGACGAAAAGACAAAGCGCGCCGCGGGCGCGAAAACCGATCCTTACGAGGTCTTCAAAGCCAAGCTTGATCGGGACGACCCTCCCGACGATTGGAATGACCTCCTGGAATCGGCGGAGGAACTGCCCGACGACCTGCAGAAGGCCATGCAGACGAGCCACTCCTCCGACTGA